The Bacteroidota bacterium DNA window TGATAAAGTTGGAACACGTAACGAAAAAGATTTTAATGACGATGTATCCGGCAGCGACTTAGATATTCCCGGCTCAGAATTGGATGATAAACAAGAAATTGTTGGAAGTGAAGATGAGGAGAATAACTATTACAGTTTAGGGGGAGATGATCATAACGATCTGGAAGAGTATAAAGGAGAATGAAAATTCATGAGTACCACTTGTCGATAATTCTGCAATGTGGGCCCCCGAGGTGCCAATGGAACTTAAGAAACTCAAAGGATATACCGATTATCCGCTCTATAAAGCCTGATCAACACAATTCAATAAATACATGATTTTCGTAGACTATTATAAAATATTGGGGATAGATAAAACGGCAACGCCAAAGGACATCAAAAATGCCTATCGGAAATTGGCCAGAAAGTATCACCCCGATTTAAATCCGAATGATAAAGAAGCTAAAAAGAGTTTTCAGCAGATCAATGAAGCAAATGAAGTATTGAGCGATCCCGAAAAACGCAAGAAATATGATCAATATGGAGAGGATTGGCAACATGCGGAAGAATTTGAAAAAGCAAAACACTATCAGGAACAATCATCAAACTCGCGTGGGGCAAGCTATTCAGAAACATCTTTTGGAGGAGATTTTTCCGATTTTTTTAAATCCATGTTTGCTGGATCCGCAGGTGCCGGCAGCAGCAGACAAGTGAAATACAGAGGAGAAGATTACAACGCGGAATTACATCTCGACCTTATCGATGCATATAAAACCCACAAACAAACGTTAACGGTAAACGGGAAAAACATAAGAATTACTATCCCTGCCGGAATTGAAAATGGACAAACAATTAAAATTTCAGGGCATGGAGGCCCGGGAATAAATGGTGGCCCGAACGGTGATTTATATATTACATTTTCAATAGCCAATCACCCAAAAATTAAACGTTTGGGAAATAATTTATATACTACGGTAGATTTAGATTTGTACACAGCTGTGTTGGGAGGTGAAATCACAATGGATACCTTAAACGGAAAAGTAAAACTTAAAGTAAAGCCTGAAACACAAAATGGAAGTAAAATAAAATTAAAAGGTAAGGGATTTCCTGTTTATAAAAATGTAGGGGATTTTGGAGATTTATATGTGACCTATGCCATTAAAATTCCAACAAATTTAACGGATAAGCAAAAAATATTATTTACCGAATTATCTAAATCGTAATTTTTTAAACGTAAACAATGCAAACAGGATATTTAATAGCTGTAAATGAGTTCTGTGCCAACCACAACATTGAGATTTCATTTATCAGTTCATTACAACAAACCGGATTGATAGAAATTACTACCATCAAAGAAACAGGGTTTATTGATGCAAGCCAGCTACAACATTTAGAGAAAATTGTTCGCTTATATTATGAGTTGGATATTAACTTGGAAGGTATTGAGACCATCACTCATTTATTACAGCGAATAAAATCTTTGCAGGATGAAATTATTGCGCTCAGAAACAGGCTTCGTCTTTATGAAATAGAAGTGTAAACTCACCTGAGTCAGCTAGTGTGCATAATTATTCAG harbors:
- a CDS encoding J domain-containing protein gives rise to the protein MIFVDYYKILGIDKTATPKDIKNAYRKLARKYHPDLNPNDKEAKKSFQQINEANEVLSDPEKRKKYDQYGEDWQHAEEFEKAKHYQEQSSNSRGASYSETSFGGDFSDFFKSMFAGSAGAGSSRQVKYRGEDYNAELHLDLIDAYKTHKQTLTVNGKNIRITIPAGIENGQTIKISGHGGPGINGGPNGDLYITFSIANHPKIKRLGNNLYTTVDLDLYTAVLGGEITMDTLNGKVKLKVKPETQNGSKIKLKGKGFPVYKNVGDFGDLYVTYAIKIPTNLTDKQKILFTELSKS
- a CDS encoding chaperone modulator CbpM — translated: MQTGYLIAVNEFCANHNIEISFISSLQQTGLIEITTIKETGFIDASQLQHLEKIVRLYYELDINLEGIETITHLLQRIKSLQDEIIALRNRLRLYEIEV